One window of the Diachasmimorpha longicaudata isolate KC_UGA_2023 chromosome 9, iyDiaLong2, whole genome shotgun sequence genome contains the following:
- the LOC135165823 gene encoding uncharacterized protein LOC135165823, with amino-acid sequence MPIHGPRTCGKRSTSCIGGEREKEKSRRGLIGAFSDMSRRTRRRTYRGKSIVCPGPCNPRNRCCTIPNNNINKGDNAGGCPLGRAEMVPRCLSRKLQTAGIQSGCTQRPTDQLARTLRKPARGRVNRTPAMQSNAQVRGIFTLSSRVSNCCLAIVLLVLLHTLVACAALQYNWYEHYTAIQFCGVVSILLWQITGSAAV; translated from the coding sequence ATGCCAATCCACGGACCGAGGACATGTGGCAAGCGGAGCACGAGCTGCATCGGGGGTGAGAGAGAAAAGGAAAAGTCGCGGAGAGGATTGATTGGAGCTTTTTCCGATATGTCTCGTCGCACACGACGACGCACGTACAGGGGAAAGTCAATAGTGTGTCCTGGGCCGTGCAACCCTCGCAACCGATGCTGTACGATACCCAACAACAATATCAACAAGGGTGACAATGCTGGTGGATGTCCCCTGGGGCGAGCGGAAATGGTTCCGCGTTGTCTCTCGAGAAAACTTCAGACCGCGGGGATTCAGTCCGGTTGTACCCAAAGACCGACTGACCAGTTGGCCAGGACCTTGAGAAAGCCAGCAAGGGGTAGAGTGAACAGGACACCTGCCATGCAGAGCAATGCCCAAGTCAGAGGAATTTTTACTCTGTCCTCACGTGTCTCAAACTGCTGTCTGGCTATTGTTCTTCTTGTTCTCCTGCACACACTTGTAGCATGTGCTGCATTGCAGTACAACTGGTACGAACATTACACGGCCATTCAGTTCTGCGGTGTCGTCAGTATTTTATTGTGGCAGATAACTGGATCCGCTGCTGTCTGA